From Parasteatoda tepidariorum isolate YZ-2023 chromosome 1, CAS_Ptep_4.0, whole genome shotgun sequence, one genomic window encodes:
- the LOC107454922 gene encoding EF-hand domain-containing family member C2-like, with product MSNIKALKQGDFEDCLRSKAPLLKFKNIFYSIKSPGRLAYSKYLRETDLFKCANPPILKFHASFDNRGQLPKDRMKFRSCHILFYVEDGTIKVYEPTKRNAGYEQGRIINRIRIPKPEGDFYTLDDFIIGVTVIFFGKIFKLLDCDGFTRNFLHEMGFRVNNPDVGLKDPVVDDREQEDSPRTQIYRTVVKDYKRAKFQADYPKHLRFFGIYQRNPTHIEDQKYVSMYYSLSDGTVKIVEDARIIDSQKNRLQGNFDTCLVLKSVLVPKSDTWLTSIGTSSPETILNLGSNRPKSWMYDCRLNNSKEFFQNFLLDCNSEVHKKMNKFYVPSDFELGSSINVFGAKLLLYDCDDFTKQYYSNVYNVELKPLTLPEIKLSDYHKLVHPQQMGSFKDSLKSCYNTEIYRPLPSSKDFIEVNKISTKIPTKGIHRDDLMKFYLNNPDIDDCKILRFLSVFTHNPMKKEQRFIIEFHMEDDTVNISEQDYETSEQRMGSAKYLKRVKLSKPVPDPINYDHCFYSKADMYVGNTICARTESFYLLEADEYTYTFMEKHSNFFIYSDIKIILELMRKHVGVSAQSLLESFEAKDACKAGVIPFDLFRLVIRDLFKNASTVLNEQQIITLARAYAEEEYTGLIFEDIVARVQAQLKKHGFQDFDRLKNQFQIFDINYGNRTGLFQASQVYRILVSSPIPADRDLIKAYLFKFPKSEGLIDYRKIMETLDFVNNPAKAPNSKPYVISVNWSKGEKKKNMQKIIYRLLIDALKIEDCFCS from the coding sequence ATGAGTAATATTAAAGCTTTGAAGCAAGGAGACTTTGAAGACTGCTTAAGATCTAAAGCGcctttgttgaaatttaaaaatatattttattcaataaagtcTCCTGGAAGACTagcatattcaaaatatttaagggaGACTGACCTTTTTAAATGTGCTAATCctccaatattaaaatttcacgcTTCTTTTGATAATCGTGGTCAATTACCGAAGGATCGAATGAAGTTTAGAAGCTgtcatattcttttttatgtgGAAGACGGTACTATTAAGGTGTATGAGCCAACAAAGAGAAACGCTGGTTATGAACAGGGGCGCATCATCAATCGAATTAGAATACCGAAACCAGAGGGAGATTTTTACACTCTAGATGATTTTATAATTGGCGTGACAGTTATTTTcttcggaaaaatatttaaattattagattgcGATGGTTTTACAAGGAATTTTCTCCATGAAATGGGCTTTAGAGTTAATAATCCAGATGTTGGCCTTAAAGATCCTGTTGTTGATGACAGAGAACAGGAAGACAGCCCACGTACACAGATATATAGGACTGTAGTTAAAGACTACAAGCGTGCAAAATTTCAAGCAGATTACCCAAAACACTTGCGATTTTTTGGGATTTATCAACGCAACCCAACTCATATTGAAGATCAAAAGTATGTGTCCATGTACTATAGTTTGTCTGACGGCACAGTGAAAATCGTAGAAGATGCAAGAATCATAGATAGTCAAAAAAATCGGTTGCAAGGTAATTTTGATACATGTTTGGTACTAAAATCCGTTCTCGTTCCTAAAAGTGACACTTGGTTAACCTCGATAGGGACTAGTTCTCCCGAAACCATATTGAATTTAGGATCCAATAGGCCAAAAAGTTGGATGTATGATTGCAGGTTGAATaattctaaagaattttttcaaaatttcttactaGATTGCAATTCAGAGGTTcacaagaaaatgaataaattttatgtgcCAAGTGATTTTGAACTAGGGAGCTCTATAAATGTTTTTGGTGCTAAACTCTTGTTATATGATTGTGATGATTTCACTAAACAATACTATTCCAATGTCTATAACGTAGAACTAAAACCATTAACATTGCCAGAAATAAAACTTAGTGATTACCATAAATTAGTGCATCCTCAACAAATGGGGAGTTTTAAAGACAGTTTGAAATCCTGCTATAATACTGAAATATACAGACCTTTGCCCAGTTCGAAAGattttattgaagttaataaaatatccaCCAAAATTCCGACAAAAGGTATTCATCGTGATGATCTtatgaagttttatttgaataatccAGATATCGATGACTGTAAAATTCTCcgatttttatcagtttttacgcataacccaatgaaaaaagaacaGCGCTTTATCATTGAGTTTCACATGGAAGATGATACAGTTAATATATCCGAACAAGACTATGAGACTTCAGAGCAACGCATGGGTagtgcaaaatatttgaaaagagtGAAATTGAGCAAACCAGTTCCAGATCCCATTAATTATGACCATTGCTTCTACTCTAAAGCGGATATGTATGTCGGAAACACTATCTGCGCTCGTACAGAGTCCTTTTATCTACTTGAAGCTGATGAATATACTTATACATTTATGGAAAAACATAGTAATTTCTTTATATACTCGGACATCAAAATTATATTGGAATTGATGAGAAAGCATGTTGGAGTTTCTGCCCAATCTTTACTTGAATCCTTCGAAGCAAAAGATGCTTGCAAAGCTGGTGTGATTCCATTTGATTTATTCAGACTTGTTATACgtgatctttttaaaaatgcttctaCCGTATTAAATGAACAACAAATAATAACATTAGCTAGAGCCTATGCTGAAGAAGAATACACGGGCTTGATTTTTGAAGATATTGTTGCGAGGGTTCAAGCTCAGTTGAAAAAGCATGGTTTTCAGGATTTTGATagattaaaaaatcagtttcagATTTTTGATATCAACTATGGAAATAGAACTGGTCTTTTCCAGGCTAGTCAAGTGTATAGAATTCTTGTATCGAGTCCGATACCTGCTGATCGAGATCTGATTAAggcttacttatttaaatttccaaaaagtgAAGGACTTATAGATTATCGTAAAATTATGGAAACtttagattttgttaataatcctGCTAAGGCACCAAACAGTAAACCTTATGTTATAAGCGTTAATTGGTCGAAAggtgagaaaaagaaaaacatgcaaaaaataatttatcggtTATTAATCGACGCTCTTAAAATTGAAGATTgcttttgttcttaa